One Leopardus geoffroyi isolate Oge1 chromosome C1, O.geoffroyi_Oge1_pat1.0, whole genome shotgun sequence DNA segment encodes these proteins:
- the LOC123597043 gene encoding translation initiation factor IF-2-like, with product MCRASGGQAARSRAGPLPAPAWKGGRGRGWGGRAGRPRCLPRSGGLLGGVWGGDGGAKPPVPSPPPRLALPARRSREDTQPLAALPAARREACAALRASKAPRCAPRGDRGQGTGLSGGGDAGSPQAGNKTTAPFFSETRFLGTHTLRVCYFYPPQPSGLHGDASKQQIPGGNDVTFPLPAAQASGRCRADPVARPPAPRPGPHPPPLPRPWGPPRPRAPARPPAGPWGAARPVPAGRLCWSPRGRGHGPRAALPPAPGSLPCGPPCGSCAGPRGRGGRGRPAPGLAGCGGSSPSGLGSPCRSLVGNR from the coding sequence ATGTGCAGGGCATCTGGGGGGCAGGCAGcgaggagcagggcagggccgctcCCCGCTCCCGCCTGGAAGGGGGGCCGTGGACGTGGGTGGGGTGGGCGTGCGGGCCGCCCGCGCTGTCTGCCCCGTAGTGGGGGGCTCCTCggcggggtgtggggaggggacgGGGGTGCGAAGCcccccgtcccctccccaccgccccgcTTGGCCCTGCCTGCAAGGAGAAGTCGGGAGGACACCCAGCCACTCGCCGCCCTGCCCGCCGCCCGGAGGGAGGCCTGTGCGGCTCTCCGGGCTTCCAAGGCGCCTCGCTGCGCCCCGcgaggggacaggggacaggggacagggctCTCGGGCGGCGGGGACGCGGGGAGCCCGCAGGCCGGAAACAAGACCACGGCTCCTTTCTTTTCAGAGACTCGATTTCTTGGAACGCACACCCTTCGGGTTTGCTATTTTTACCCGCCCCAGCCTTCCGGTCTCCATGGCGACGCCTCCAAACAGCAGATTCCAGGCGGCAATGACGTCACCTTTCCCCTTCCTGCCGCCCAGGCCTCCGGGCGCTGCCGGGCCGACCCCGTCGCGCGCCCCCCTGCGCCCCGGccgggcccccacccccctcccctcccccggccgtGGGGtcccccgcgcccccgcgcccctGCCCGCCCGCCGGCGGGGCCTTGGGGGGCCGCGCGGCCCGTCCCCGCGGGGCGGCTGTGCTGGAGCCCCCGTGGCAGAGGGCACGGGCCCAGGGCGGCCCTCCCTCCCGCTCCGGGATCCCTGCCATGCGGGCCGCCCTGTGGGAGCTGCGCGGGCCCTCGCGGccggggaggcaggggcaggccgGCGCCAGGCCTCGCTGGCTGCGGGGGTAGCAGCCCGTCTGGCCTGGGAAGCCCCTGCCGCTCCCTCGTCGGAAACCGGTGA
- the FAAP20 gene encoding Fanconi anemia core complex-associated protein 20 isoform X3, with amino-acid sequence MGAGRGRGRGTRDLTAVTRFYGTLGRGGEAWKQGSETGPGERWGLGNGAAVSPVPTPQLFLGFWARRAGAAARCPPPGPGRPRPSLCGREGTPGGGRARPCSRTGERAPHTHRRPTDPAMFPRQLLQSGPSTRHSARPRMPLPGCGQACQPGTRRPAGVVQRSPAPDFVRGPNSGEEAARHSGPSSPGKQARPGRPEREPCCPVTRQGRRRPPPWTRAAHGQRHLEGRSACQGSPGRASVTIRSDLPVKLHSLPVTTAGGPENVSPSIKFNVRPAPVPHRRCVGGPGASTPRAKGAQAV; translated from the exons ATGGGCGCAGGACGGGGCAGGGGGCGCGGGACGCGGGACCTCACGGCAGTGACAAGGTTCTACGGGACGCTGGGACGGGGTGGGGAGGCTTGGAAGCAGGGCTCGGAAACTGGTCCCGGAGAGAGGTGGGGGCTTGGAAACGGGGCCGCTGTCTCTCCCGTGCCAACGCCCCAGCTGTTTCTTGGCTTTTGGGCTCGTAGAGCGGGGGCTGCAGCCCGCTGCCCGCCGCCGGGTCCCGGCCGTCCACGCCCATCCCTCTGCGGCCGGGAGGGGACTCCTGGAGGAGGCCGCGCACGCCCTTGTTCCAGAACCGGTGAGCGGGCCCCACACACCCACCGCCGCCCGACAGATCCTGCGATGTTTCCCAGGCAACTGCTTCAATCTGGCCCGTCTACCAGGCACTCCGCACGCCCACGGATGCCTCTGCCTGGCTGCGGGCAGGCTTGCCAGCCTGGCACACGCCGGCCGGCAGGTGTGGTCCAGCGGAGCCCGGCGCCTGACTTCGTCAGAGGGCCGAACTCTGGGGAGGAGGCGGCCCGGCATTCCGGGCCGTCCTCACCTGGAAAGCAGGCACGGCCGGGGCGCCCCGAGCGGGAGCCCTGCTGTCCTGTCACGCGGCAAGGGAGGCGGCGGCCGCCGCCGTGGACACGCGCCGCCCACGGCCAGCGTCACCTAGAAGGCCGCTCCGCTTGCCAGGGCTCTCCAG GGCGGGCATCCGTCACAATCAGAAGTGACCTTCCAGTGAAGCTCCACTCGCTGCCTGTCACCACGGCGGGCGGCCCAGAAAACGTGAGCCCTTCAATCAAGTTCAACGTCCGACCCGCTCCTGTCCCCCACCGCCGCTGC GTCGGGGGACCTGGTGCTTCCACTCCCCGTGCAAAAG GAGCCCAGGCCGTGTGA